One Balaenoptera ricei isolate mBalRic1 chromosome 16, mBalRic1.hap2, whole genome shotgun sequence genomic window carries:
- the LOC132350454 gene encoding myosin-8-like — protein sequence MPTSGRGARTAGALRYVTAPSRLYVTEEISDLTMQIAEMSKNLQELEKTRKRVQQEKSDLQAALEEVEGSLKHEEGKILRVQLELNQLKSELDRKITEKEEEIEQLKRNSQRAAKAMQSVLDAEIWSRNVALRLKKKMERDLSEMEIQLGHSNRQVAETQKHLCSVQSQLKDSQLHLDDTLRSSEYHKEQLALVERRNGLLLEEPEERKVALARTERTRKLAEHELLEASDRVQLLHSHNTCLINTKKKLEADIAQCQAEVEKSIQESKNAEEKAKKDVTDAAMMAEELTEKEQDTSAHLERMKKNLEQTVKDLQHRLDEAEQLALKGGKKHIQKLEARVRELEGEVESEQKRNTEAVKGLRKHERRVKELTYQTEEDRKNVLRLQDLVDKLQAKVKSYKRQAEEAEEQSNANLAKFRKLQHELEEAEERADIAESQVNKLRVKSREIHTQVSAE from the exons gtatgtgacagcccccagtcgTCTCtacgtcacag AAGAGATTTCCGACTTAACCATGCAGATTGCAGAAATGAGCAAGAATCTTCAGGAATTGGAGAAGACCAGGAAGCGAGTGCAGCAAGAAAAGTCAGACCTCCAGGCTGCCCTGGAAGAGGTGGAG GGTTCCTTGAAGCATGAAGAGGGCAAGATTTTGCGTGTCCAGCTAGAGTTGAACCAGCTGAAATCTGAGCTTGACCGCAAGAtcactgagaaggaagaagaaatcgaGCAGCTGAAAAGAAACAGCCAGCGGGCAGCAAAGGCCATGCAAAGCGTGCTGGATGCTGAGATCTGGAGCCGGAATGTTGCTCTGAGGctgaagaagaagatggagagagacctTAGTGAGATGGAGATTCAGCTGGGCCACTCCAACCGCCAGGTGGCAGAGACCCAGAAACACCTGTGCTCAGTCCAGAGCCAGCTCAAG GACTCCCAGCTGCATCTGGATGACACCCTGAGGAGCAGCGAGTACCACAAGGAGCAGCTGGCCCTCGTGGAGCGCAGGAATGGCCTCTTGCTGGAGGAGCCGGAGGAGAGGAAGGTGGCCCTGGCGCGGACGGAGCGCACCCGCAAGCTGGCGGAGCACGAGCTGCTGGAGGCCAGCGACCGCGTGCAGCTCCTTCACTCCCAC aaCACGTGCctgataaataccaagaaaaaactgGAAGCTGACATAGCCCAGTGCCAGGCAGAGGTGGAGAAGTCTATCCAGGAGTCCAAAAATGCAGAGGAGAAGGCCAAGAAGGATGTCACGGAT GCGGCCATGATGGCCGAGGAGCTGACAGAGAAGGAGCAGGACACCAGCGCCCACCTGGAGCGGATGAAGAAGAACCTGGAGCAGACGGTGAAGGACCTGCAGCACCGCCTGGACGAGGCTGAGCAGCTGGCCCTGAAGGGTGGCAAGAAGCACATCCAGAAGCTGGAGGCCAGG GTACGTGAGCTTGAAGGAGAGGTTGAAAGTGAGCAGAAACGTAATACTGAGGCTGTTAAAGGTTTGCGGAAACACGAGAGAAGAGTAAAGGAACTCACCTACCAG ACTGAGGAAGACCGCAAGAATGTTCTCAGGCTGCAAGACCTGGTAGATAAATTACAGGCAAAGGTGAAATCATACAAGAGACAAGCTGAGGAGGCT GAGGAACAATCCAATGCTAATCTTGCCAAATTCCGCAAGCTCCAGCACGAGCTGGAGGAGGCCGAGGAACGGGCTGACATTGCCGAGTCCCAGGTCAACAAGCTGCGGGTGAAGAGCCGGGAGATTCACACACAAGTCAGTGCAGAGTGA